In Candidatus Nanoarchaeia archaeon, a genomic segment contains:
- a CDS encoding SIS domain-containing protein: MQNPIQELITRQFEEHKQTIQNSMSLPDKVAKAAELIIEAFRKGNHLYACGNGGSTCDAMHFVEEFVGQYKNRRGAMPAHHLMDSSIMTCWSNDESYADVFRRQVEAYGKEGDVFVGISTGGNSENVLLALHEAKRKRMKTISFLGKDGGKMKSIADVDIIVPSKTTARIQEMHILCIHSILEAVDKEIWGV; this comes from the coding sequence ATGCAGAATCCTATACAAGAATTGATCACCAGGCAATTTGAGGAGCATAAGCAGACAATTCAAAACAGCATGAGCCTTCCAGATAAAGTTGCCAAGGCTGCTGAGCTGATTATTGAGGCGTTCCGGAAAGGAAACCATTTGTATGCCTGCGGCAATGGTGGCTCTACCTGTGATGCAATGCACTTTGTTGAAGAGTTTGTTGGGCAATACAAGAACCGGAGAGGAGCGATGCCTGCTCATCACTTAATGGACAGCTCGATTATGACGTGCTGGTCGAATGATGAATCCTATGCTGATGTTTTCAGGAGGCAGGTTGAGGCATATGGAAAAGAAGGGGATGTGTTTGTAGGGATATCCACAGGCGGGAATTCTGAGAATGTGCTGTTGGCTCTGCACGAAGCAAAAAGGAAGAGAATGAAAACGATCTCGTTTTTAGGAAAAGATGGCGGCAAAATGAAGAGTATTGCTGATGTTGATATCATAGTTCCTTCCAAGACAACTGCGAGGATCCAGGAAATGCATATCCTCTGCATCCATTCTATTTTAGAGGCAGTTGACAAGGAGATCTGGGGTGTGTAA